A region from the Nostoc sp. HK-01 genome encodes:
- a CDS encoding aliphatic sulfonates ABC transporter substrate-binding protein yields the protein MLPMLLKHLSNRLMKIVSSFLQNYEAWRINTFALFFACGLMLTLVISACSTNNASNSTATPTGNQTATNQGVVVRIGYQKAATILSAMKAQQDLEKAFAASGASVTWAEFPSGPPMLEAMNAGSIDFGYTGESPPIFAQAAGNPLVYVAYDPWSPKAEAILVPKNSSIQSLADLKGKRVAVAKGSNTNYLLVKALEKGGVDYKDIKPAFLQPPDARAAFEGNNVDAWAIWDPYLAAAQAATGARTLTDATGLAPNRGYYLAAKSFVDKYPDALKTVLEQVKKRSDWAKNNPTEVAKFLSPELGIDAGVLEVAEKRRDYDVLPLTDEVISAQQQIADTFYKIKLIPKSVNISEIVWKG from the coding sequence ATGTTACCGATGTTGCTCAAGCATTTATCAAATCGACTTATGAAGATTGTCAGCAGCTTTCTTCAAAATTATGAAGCATGGAGAATTAATACATTTGCCTTATTCTTTGCTTGCGGGTTAATGTTAACGCTGGTGATATCTGCATGTTCTACTAACAATGCCAGTAACTCTACCGCAACACCAACAGGAAATCAAACCGCGACAAATCAAGGTGTGGTGGTTCGCATTGGCTATCAAAAAGCCGCAACTATTCTCAGTGCGATGAAAGCACAACAAGATTTGGAAAAAGCCTTTGCAGCTAGTGGTGCTTCGGTGACTTGGGCGGAATTTCCTTCTGGCCCCCCAATGTTAGAAGCAATGAACGCTGGGAGTATTGATTTTGGCTACACTGGTGAATCTCCCCCAATCTTTGCTCAAGCTGCGGGTAATCCCTTGGTTTATGTTGCTTACGATCCTTGGAGTCCCAAAGCAGAAGCAATTCTTGTGCCGAAAAATTCATCTATTCAAAGCCTTGCAGACCTCAAAGGTAAACGAGTCGCTGTTGCAAAAGGTTCCAATACTAACTATTTATTAGTAAAAGCCTTAGAAAAGGGCGGAGTAGATTACAAAGATATCAAACCAGCTTTTCTGCAACCTCCTGATGCGCGTGCGGCTTTTGAAGGTAACAATGTTGATGCTTGGGCAATTTGGGATCCTTACTTAGCGGCGGCGCAAGCTGCTACCGGCGCACGTACCTTAACTGATGCAACTGGGTTAGCACCTAATCGGGGTTATTATCTAGCAGCTAAATCCTTTGTGGACAAGTATCCTGATGCTTTAAAAACAGTCCTGGAACAAGTTAAGAAAAGAAGCGACTGGGCAAAAAATAATCCTACAGAAGTTGCCAAATTTCTCTCACCAGAACTAGGTATTGATGCTGGAGTTCTAGAAGTTGCAGAAAAACGACGGGACTATGACGTACTACCGCTAACAGATGAGGTAATTAGCGCGCAACAGCAAATTGCCGATAC